The Spea bombifrons isolate aSpeBom1 chromosome 4, aSpeBom1.2.pri, whole genome shotgun sequence genome segment GAAACATCTTTACTAAAACAGAAGGAACTAAGTACCACCTATTCATAATTTTGTATCTGGGGGTATGTTGCATATCTGGGAgacagtgtggcaagcctgggctcaaatgtgcataactggggggggggcaggttggaaaataaaaacaagaattgcattttatcaaagtttttttttattattctgctgtttgtttttaacaaaataatcggccaactaatcgattatgaaaataatcgttagttgcagccctacccagatatgcattatacccccagacatgcccctccgtcctccccagatatgaaAAACCCCTTatcttataattgataaaattgattcaactagtcgataatgaaattcgttggcaacaattttcattatctattttatcgattagttgttgcagccctatactACTGTATTCTACTActtacagcgctacagaatatgatggtgctaaatAGAACCATAAATCATAATAAGTGACACCAAACTTATAAACGGTagtgtacattttaaaaaggtagGGTTTACGCCTCTGTTTATCATAACCTTTTTGGAGAAGTTTACAACTTCTACAGAACATTCTGACTCGATCAACTCCTCCCCATCCTaacagtcctctcctactgtcttgctcccccccccccagattgtaagctcataagagcagggccctctgtCACGAACGCACCCTATTCCAAGCGTGCACATGACTTGGTTCaggtggtaaaagggttaaaattcactgtctgccctagaccggaaatagtgataaaaattaaaaatgtccacccttaataccacccgcAATGAACTATAACTAATATCATAACACTGCCACCACCGATCTGGTGTCTGATATTTCTATCTGTCCTGCAGAGAGACAAGCATCTTCTCAGAGGTCGGACCAGACTAGTGACATAGCAGGAACAGTGAAATAAATCATTGACTGTTTATGAATTGGTCAACAACTGTGTTTTTCAGCTTTTGTCCGTGTAAGACTCCCAGTCAGGGAAGGCCCACTAGTTATGTCAACCATTCTGCCAGGCGCCGTGTCATCTGCAAAACATGCATTGCTGAGTGTTTGCAATATTAGTAACGCACATGTCGAGCAGCGAAGGTCCAAGGTTAGAACTCTGAGGCTCCGCACCCGTGCCGTTAGTTCCCTCTGTACAcgaaacaaattatattttctcaACTGCCTTGTATGATGTATTTGATTTCGAAGCTTCACTTATACCACCCAGTTTTATATAAACTCCTTACATAAATATTGGTTTcattaagataaaaataaaagtgaaccCCTATATCAAATAATGTCAAGAAGTATTCTGTCTTTCTATATGCAGAGGAGCATCTGATTAATAGCACAGCACAATAAAGCATGTTGACTTTCTGAAAAAAAGCAGATCAGGGCATTTTTCATCcaacatatttttctcttttaatacTTGCATAAACTTAAATGAGTTGGGGCAATCAATAATCGTAAACCATGCATACAAATAGGGACAGAATGTATATGCATTCCTTTTGGAAAACTTCAAGGAGCGCTCCTCCTTCTGGGACTAGCCCCATAGTATATTTTGTGGATGGGGACATAAGAAAGTGTTTATTTGAGAGTCTTTTCCATCACTGAagtgtgtgatgtgtgtgtgtgtgtgtgtgtgtatatatatataattaaattcatatatattatattatataatatataattttttttttatttatttaaatatatatatatataatgaaaccaTATAGGAATTTtgttcagaatattttttttgctgagtATTGTTCtaataattgttttgtttgcatttgttcTTTTCAGGCATTTGGTTTCTACATTTAGTGGGAAATATGGCAGAGTTTATTACCAGGTGACAGCGGTTTTGGAAAGGGCGTCCGTGCCTCCTCAAAGCGTTCACAGAGAGCTCCGCATTATCAATCATATTGATGTCAACTCGCCGGCTTTACTCGTAAGGAATAATCAACTAcctgaaacttatttttttttttttaaataaaacctgaTGTCTTGATTTCATTTCTATTTAACGCCAAATAACAAGTACTTGTAGGAGCCTGTATTTCGTATATTCGCACTCTAATATATGCAGGTGTTCCGATTTGTTCTATTAGATGTACATCACGCAGCACCATTTATAGCGAAGACTGCATTTGTAAGGCTTGCTGTCCTAAACGTGAATAATGACAGCTGCAGAAGACGTAATTATGTGAGGCTTATTATTAATCATCGCAGGTCTGCTATCTAAGGCAGACCATTATATGTCACGTATCCTTCCATTTTTCATGCCATTTTCTAACACTAAGTAAGTGTATGCAGCTGCTGCTAAAAATCCTTTCAGCTATCATGCCCTAATGGCAGATTTGATCACATTAAAGCATTGAACTCCAATAATCACCGCAAATACATAGTATGGCAGGGAGGATCAGAGCATAAGTAACAACAAAGCAGCGAGATGGGGAGCTAATGAGCTTTATTCTTTTATCTGAGCCCATTTTatcaaaataatatacaattataCCTTGCACTTTTATGACAGCTATACAGGAGACTAATGGCCGgtatttaaatatgaatgatatCATCATAGAGAATGCTCTGGCAATTGAAGCTGATTTTAACAACACCAATTTGActtagattttgttttatggGGAAGGAGCACGACTGCATTCTGTAACTTCGCAAAATCTGGGAGTTTCAGATGGAACGCAAAAGCCTTCTAAATGCTTCACGCTGTATTAACCCCGTCCGCGCGCCCACGTGATATTGTAGGCATAATATTTTCCAGTGAAAAACAGTAATGTGTATTTGGGATAATAACAGCAAATATTGTTGGTGACAACACTGTCAATCAAGTGCACGTAATGTGATGTTTAAATTACCGTGTTCATTTTAAGAAAAGTAGATGAtcgcaaaaaaatacaaacagaaaaaagtactatttatataatttccaTCGTTGCATAAACTTGAGGCAGCGCTGCAGCCGTCTTAGACCTGCTTTCCCAAGATCCGGGAAAATAAAGACTGGATGAATGGGTAGCTTAGCATTATGGTAGTTGTAGTTTCACAGCAGGTGGAAAGCTACTTGTTGGTTATCTCTTGCCTAGGAACTAGACATAGGTCTAAAAGTGGCTTCTAAGATGAACACATCTCTTGCTCACAAAGTAACTGAAGGGGTGGGAGCGAATGTATCCCTTTATAAGACCGCGTGTGTcaagttaataataaataaaataataatataaattattaatttgtatgttttataacaaagagaaaaaacatcCCACGGGCCAGTCAGACAATATATGCCTCTGTTCAGAATTCGAAATATTATCTTTTTGATGGCTTGTTCATAGGCTGCAGTATTTAAACAAAAACCTGATTTGATCACGAGAACTGTGTTATGGTTTGAACACATAGCAACGCACTCTGTTTTTGAGCACAGGTAGAGCCCATATCGTAGGATAACTAAACATACTTAACTATTGTAAATTCTTGTTTTTGATAACATTGTAACACTTTGCTCTTAGTATTTTTATATCTTCATAGCTTGGCAAAATGTTATCAGTTTTACTAAAAGTCTAATGTctttatgtgttgtttttttttgtttgttttgtatgtatttctAGACTGCGGTACTAAGATCCAAGGAAGAAACAGTTGGTTGTTGGGTCTTTACGTCAGGTCCAATCTCTTTAACTGCTAAAATTGGAAGAAAGGGATACAGCAATGGTATGTTTCTCTCCCTTATCTTCCtggttcttaaaaataaaataattatccttgaacaaaaaactttatatttaaaGCAATTGTACCATTGTTTTACCCACTCTTTTGGAGCTTGACAAATGTCAGGGTTGTGGTCATCATGAGGTTTGAGGAGCGAATGCTCTCGCTGAAGTTTTACTAATGAGGAATGTGGATAGTGTGAACGCATTAGCCATCTTTCCAAGTCACACTTTACCCATGCTGGTATGTGAAATATTATGTGTCCTGAAAAACCGGGTCAATGTGCTCACCCTTGCTGTGACTGACCTTGGGGACGTAAGATGCTTCACACTTAAacgtacatttttttctgttgctgtTTTTGACAGTGCTAACAATGCAACTATTGCGACTATTACTGTTCTATTCTGACTGAATTGCGTGTCCATCTTCTGTTTTGTAGGAGAAGCCATTTCAATTTATGCAGATATTGAGAATGGCTCTTCTCGCCTAGTGGTTCCCAAAGCTGCCATATACCAAACTCAGAAATTCTTCATCAATGGAAAGACAAAAATGTACAGGCAGATGCTTTCCAGCGTCCGAGGGAACCACATTGCATCTGGAAGAACAGAGCTGTGGAACGGGAAAACACTAAAAGTACCTCCTGTTTCTCCTTCTATCCTAGACTGCAACATCATCCGAGTGGAATATTCTCTAGAAGTGAGTGCACGTTCCCTTCCTGATATTGGAAACGGGGAGCTGGTTACAATCATATCTAGCACTTTGCCCTTTGTAATATTGTTGTAAAATTCTTCAGGATGTATCAACATTCCATTTGGCAAAAATACCGCATCATTTAATCGAGTAATTTGGCAGGATTAGCATGAGACTACTACTAGCAACTGTAGCCAGAATGCCAGCTACTCAAAGAAGGCATATGAATCCGGTAGTAACAAGGATAGGAATTGCAACAAGGGAagaacaccaacacacactttCTGAATTACacagcactttttattttttttttttaatagtttcttttttttttgtcttttattgaAGGTAGAGAGCTTTATTTGGcttgtgttttaaaaataaatgatgactATGAGTTCACCAAATAGCCACCCTGTAGATTGACACTGCTTTTATGTTGTGCTAAATCCGCTTAAGAACATGGCAGGTGCTATGCCACTTTTACACCTCTCACTCTTTTCACATAAGTATcctctcttttattttcttgtctGTTGTATGCTAGAGCTGACTTCACCACAAGGTGATAATAGCTAGAGACTAATCACTCTACGCAGTGTCTAGCACAAGTAGTTTATTTGCACTCTGTTACAACATCGCAGGTAGATTCCGGGAAATGATTTAAAGCTTTCTATTGGGCTGTCAATAGCTGCTTGATGTAATGTTCCCAGAGGATCCTGAGAAATATGCATGAGATGCCTTAGCTGTGCTTTTTAGTTAAGGCAGATAGTATTTACGCATATGATAGATGGTTTCCGATGTTGGATTCATTTATCCAAGAAACTGTCATATATGACATCCATGTAGTACAGTTACTGTCATTCAATGTTAGAATGACTTCACATTACAGCATTAAGGGACAATGCCATAAAAATGCCCTGGCATTTATCCACTAGTTTGTACTATTTATAGGTATACTatattattagtatatatatatatataatattatactatattataagTATATGGTCCTTTGCAGACCTAGGCTGTGGAGAAAACATTTGCTTTGCTAATTCCTAAAAAGCATACATTACTACCCCACCATAATGGGGTAGTTTAAGGTGATACATCCATTAAtcaatttgctttttttcttataggtgtATATTCATATTCCCGGTGCTAAGAAACTAAAGGTAGAGCTGCCTTTAGTTATAGGTACAATTCCTTACAACGGCTTTACCTATAGGAACGCCAGTGTTGTCAGTCAGTTTCCGGTGGATATGAGCTGGCTTGCCATGACCTTGTCTGAGCAACCAGAAGGTAGGGACTGCTTTAGACTAAACTGTGCTGTCTATATGCCTTTAACTATTGTCCAATTTATTTTAGTTAGTATTACGATTATTGATACAATGATCATTGCTACTCTTGTTATCAATATTCTTGTTCAAATTATTGTTCTGCAATTTTATTTACTTGCTCCATCctgctttaaaagaaaatgtagtttaaccccttaagttcCAGAgtgttaatgttaaaaaaaaaaaaaaaaaaaaaaagttttttaatgaataaattaaatgtcccattggttttatttatttatgtgttccTTTCCAGCACCACCAAACTATGCAGACGTAGTGTCTGAGGATGATCTCTCCAGGGATGTCCCACTTACTACAGTGTACAGTGACGTAGAAGAGCAGATTCAATGTCCTCCATTTGCTGTAATGCAGGAGTTCCGCTTCCAGCCGCCACCTTTTTATTCCgaggtaaaatgtattttcagtgTTTCGCTATTACCTACCCTACCAAAAGGGAAAGTCCCATTGAAAAAATATTCTTCAATTTCAGCCTCATATAGAGTCATATAGCTTAGCATTGACAATAACCAGGTTTTATCTCTtactgccattgttgtcaagGGGTATTTTCGGTAACTTGCCCTgcacaatcaccacactgagcaaatgctttatggcaatgaaaTCCATTCTTGCATAGACTTTATTTTGCCCCGCTGAGAAATTAACAATAAGccacattattatttacaacaggtcgtatgataaggagtcagggtgtttgtctagtagattgggccaaggtaacagagctagaacacatacaaatggatAATAATCAActgcctgaaaaaaatatattatgcagAAACTAGAGCAGGATTTAACATAGAAATCACAATATTTCTAAACATATTtgaatctgatactagtaatacaGAATGTTGAGAGTTCCTGTTTAAAGAAATATGTTACATTTCTTAATACTTTACCTGTCTTGGCCTatgattcttttattttctaatgatACATCACTGCTAATTTCCTAAAGTATGTTACAGGTTAATGTAAACAATTTACAACTGTAtattcattttcttaaataGGTAGATCCACATCCCTGTCCCATGGCGGAAAGACATGTCTCGTTTACAATAGACGGCAACATCATTTGACTCACTGGAGATTAGTCTACTTCAAGATTTCATAAGGTGTCTCAGATTCTGTGTTCATTAAAGCCTTGTTAATGCTATCTGTGCCTAAAAAAGGGAGAAATCTGGGAAATCACCAGCCGTCGATCCTAAAAACTTCCTAAAACGATGAAGATATCCGAATATCTTAAGATGAACAGGAAGTGAACATTTAAGTGGATATCACCACATAGTTCTATCCAAAGACCAAATGGAAAGGGAAAAGAGGGAGTTTGTCAAAatgcaaaaggaaaaatatagaaAGCAACTATGTAGCAAGCTATTTACCTCGCACAACTTGTGCAGAACAAGCAAAAGGGAATTCTGTGGACTGTTTAGTGCTTTTTTTCTTACTGTGTTACTGCAAGAATTTTTTGTGAACGCTTTCTCAtatcaggggggaaaaaaacccagaattgTACTACTGAATACCAGC includes the following:
- the ARRDC4 gene encoding arrestin domain-containing protein 4 isoform X1 yields the protein MAVVMGIVFENESKNGYAAGEAVTGQVLLELLETIQVQRLRLQAHGGAYVNFTPGQVEAPHEGPSSGQFDEYLNEEVTLLTETPGEDENNTFSAGKHNIRFNFQVPLGHLVSTFSGKYGRVYYQVTAVLERASVPPQSVHRELRIINHIDVNSPALLTAVLRSKEETVGCWVFTSGPISLTAKIGRKGYSNGEAISIYADIENGSSRLVVPKAAIYQTQKFFINGKTKMYRQMLSSVRGNHIASGRTELWNGKTLKVPPVSPSILDCNIIRVEYSLEVYIHIPGAKKLKVELPLVIGTIPYNGFTYRNASVVSQFPVDMSWLAMTLSEQPEAPPNYADVVSEDDLSRDVPLTTVYSDVEEQIQCPPFAVMQEFRFQPPPFYSEVDPHPCPMAERHVSFTIDGNII
- the ARRDC4 gene encoding arrestin domain-containing protein 4 isoform X2, whose translation is MAVVMGIVFENESKNGYAAGEAVTGQVLLELLETIQVQRLRLQAHGGAYVNFTPGQVEAPHEGPSSGQFDEYLNEEVTLLTETPGEDENNTFSAGKHNIRFNFQVPLGHLVSTFSGKYGRVYYQVTAVLERASVPPQSVHRELRIINHIDVNSPALLTAVLRSKEETVGCWVFTSGPISLTAKIGRKGYSNGEAISIYADIENGSSRLVVPKAAIYQTQKFFINGKTKMYRQMLSSVRGNHIASGRTELWNGKTLKVPPVSPSILDCNIIRVEYSLEVYIHIPGAKKLKVELPLVIGTIPYNGFTYRNASVVSQFPVDMSWLAMTLSEQPEEDDPLIQQRPDTRLHMRASA